In Aliamphritea ceti, a single window of DNA contains:
- a CDS encoding elongation factor P hydroxylase, with protein MSVCSTDDEYCESLISAFAGILPNLTIKGDADEPFYEAPAANNHAILYFRSNYPRSLLHELSHYCLAGDRRRGLEDFGYWYAPCGRTAEEQQRFEEVEARPQGLEKAMCEIVGLKFSPSLDDFSGRPVSESFLQELELAYQEMQVNPPPTAKKVLSGLKSYWKTKVLTNLKIVRLT; from the coding sequence ATGAGTGTGTGCAGTACCGATGATGAATACTGTGAAAGTTTGATAAGTGCATTTGCGGGCATTCTCCCCAACTTAACAATAAAGGGTGATGCAGATGAGCCATTTTACGAAGCTCCTGCAGCGAATAATCATGCAATTCTATATTTTAGAAGTAACTATCCACGCAGCCTTTTGCATGAATTATCGCATTATTGTTTAGCGGGTGATCGGCGAAGAGGTTTGGAAGATTTCGGTTACTGGTACGCTCCGTGTGGAAGAACAGCCGAAGAGCAGCAGCGTTTTGAAGAAGTTGAAGCGAGGCCACAAGGGTTAGAAAAAGCCATGTGTGAAATTGTTGGCCTCAAGTTTTCACCAAGCCTTGACGATTTTTCAGGGCGGCCAGTGTCGGAAAGTTTTCTGCAAGAGTTAGAACTAGCTTATCAAGAGATGCAAGTAAATCCACCACCCACCGCCAAGAAGGTGTTGTCTGGATTGAAAAGCTATTGGAAAACAAAAGTATTAACTAATCTGAAAATAGTTAGGTTAACCTGA
- a CDS encoding c-type cytochrome, whose product MKFIKQTSYFKHLIITLVTLFITAIAFLYSGLYSMGADDPHYDVTTWALETLRESSIARASGDIQVPTDLNEPKRLLRGGADYNDMCAGCHLKPGTNETDFTLGLYPSPPALTKLTFDMSDETAYYQRNFWIIKHGIKASGMPAWAPGHDDERIWNMIAFIKRLPDLTEEQYQVITARGKSSGGHH is encoded by the coding sequence ATGAAGTTTATTAAGCAAACATCATACTTCAAACATCTGATAATTACTTTAGTTACACTTTTTATTACGGCGATCGCTTTCCTTTACTCAGGGCTATATTCAATGGGTGCTGATGATCCTCACTATGATGTAACTACTTGGGCATTAGAGACTCTACGTGAAAGCTCCATAGCCAGAGCGTCTGGTGATATTCAGGTACCTACAGATTTAAACGAACCTAAACGTTTACTGAGAGGCGGTGCCGATTACAATGATATGTGCGCTGGATGTCATCTAAAACCGGGTACTAATGAAACTGATTTCACATTAGGGCTTTATCCAAGTCCTCCTGCTTTAACTAAATTAACCTTTGATATGTCTGATGAGACAGCTTATTACCAAAGAAATTTTTGGATAATCAAGCACGGGATTAAAGCATCAGGAATGCCTGCCTGGGCACCTGGTCATGATGATGAAAGAATCTGGAATATGATTGCTTTCATAAAACGGTTACCAGACCTGACTGAAGAGCAGTATCAAGTTATAACTGCAAGGGGAAAGAGTTCTGGCGGACATCATTAA
- a CDS encoding copper resistance protein B: MNSSIVGLKQNFHKAVLALAVTTLSSVAFSAETDIGQPQGGSAPPDARDPHAYSDGFTFERGPYSQEERQLKLADEHKFWAFIGDRFEYDTDSETGVFDVQGWYGTTYDRLYIKSEGEVEDGRLQESETDILWSHAYNAYFDTQLGIRVDQSREGKDRQWLAAGMQGLAPYWFEVDMTAYLGDSGRTALSVEAEYELLLTQKLVLQPRAELSFYGKDDEINGIGSGLSQAALGLRLRYEITRQFAPYIGIEWTDKFGKTADFARSEGESVQDTQYLVGIKFWF; the protein is encoded by the coding sequence ATGAATTCGTCAATCGTCGGACTAAAGCAAAATTTTCATAAAGCAGTTCTTGCTTTAGCTGTAACAACTTTATCCAGTGTCGCCTTCTCAGCCGAAACAGATATCGGGCAACCTCAGGGAGGAAGTGCTCCTCCGGATGCCCGGGACCCTCACGCTTATTCAGATGGTTTTACTTTTGAAAGGGGCCCTTATTCGCAGGAAGAGCGCCAGTTAAAACTAGCGGACGAGCATAAGTTTTGGGCATTTATTGGTGATCGGTTTGAATACGATACTGATAGTGAAACTGGAGTTTTCGATGTACAGGGATGGTATGGAACAACATATGACCGACTTTACATAAAGTCGGAAGGTGAAGTTGAAGATGGTCGTCTTCAGGAGAGCGAAACCGATATTTTGTGGAGCCATGCATATAACGCATATTTTGATACACAGTTAGGTATCAGAGTCGATCAGTCTCGTGAGGGAAAAGATCGGCAATGGTTGGCAGCAGGCATGCAAGGTCTCGCACCATATTGGTTTGAAGTAGATATGACTGCCTATTTAGGCGACAGCGGCCGTACTGCGCTTTCAGTGGAAGCTGAGTATGAACTGTTACTGACTCAGAAGTTGGTTTTACAGCCGCGTGCTGAACTTAGTTTCTATGGCAAAGATGATGAAATAAATGGAATTGGCTCTGGTCTTTCACAAGCAGCTTTAGGGCTTCGTCTGCGTTATGAAATTACCCGCCAGTTTGCTCCCTATATAGGTATTGAGTGGACTGATAAGTTTGGTAAAACAGCTGACTTTGCGAGAAGTGAGGGTGAGTCGGTTCAGGATACTCAATATCTGGTTGGTATTAAATTCTGGTTTTGA
- a CDS encoding copper resistance system multicopper oxidase, producing the protein MKPDKSMPAFQKSFSRRLFVKGLAAGGLLSAMPNVLQASVGNAQLGSAPVLSGNVVDLVVEEMPVNFTGVTRIATTINGSIPAPTLRFREGDEVTIRVTNRLKVATSIHWHGIILPFEMDGVPGVSFSGIEPGETFVYQFTLKQSGTYWYHSHSGFQEMTGMYGALIIDPREADPIASDQEQIIVLSDWTDEDPMSVFSKLKVQSDIYNFNQPVVGDFIDDVSTMGTSGALAKRRMWNQMRMNPTDLADLSAETFTFLMNGITPAGDWRALFKQGEKVRLRFINGSSNSFFDVRIPGLSLKVVQADGQNIKPVDVDEFRFGPGETYDVIVEPKNDAYTIFAQSMDRSGYARGTLAVNEAVTAQIPELDSAQWLEMSDMMGAMDHSAMGHGMGHDMKSDTAGMDHSAMGHGMKSDSAKMDHSAMGHGMKSDSARMDHSAMGHSMKSDAAEMDHSSMGHSMKGSSSSLAVPSQKVRHASTEYGPSVDMRVDMPRTNLDDPGIGLRNNNRRVLTFSDLRSVDGILDDNRVPTREIELHLTGNMERYSWSIDGLEFGKSTPIYMKQGERIRVILQNDTMMTHPMHLHGMWSDLESPEGELLVRRHTISVQPAQRISFLTTPHDLGRWAWHCHLLFHMDAGMFRQVVVS; encoded by the coding sequence ATGAAACCCGATAAATCAATGCCAGCTTTCCAGAAGTCTTTTTCTCGCAGGCTTTTTGTTAAAGGTTTGGCAGCAGGTGGCTTGTTATCTGCAATGCCCAACGTGCTTCAGGCCAGTGTTGGAAATGCACAGCTAGGATCAGCGCCCGTATTAAGCGGTAATGTGGTTGATTTAGTTGTAGAAGAAATGCCGGTTAACTTTACCGGTGTTACTCGTATAGCAACGACTATCAACGGCTCCATTCCTGCCCCTACATTGCGCTTTCGTGAAGGGGATGAAGTTACGATTCGTGTAACAAATCGTCTCAAAGTAGCTACTTCAATCCATTGGCATGGAATCATTCTTCCCTTTGAGATGGACGGCGTGCCGGGTGTCAGTTTCAGTGGGATAGAGCCTGGTGAGACGTTTGTGTATCAATTCACTTTAAAGCAGAGCGGCACCTATTGGTATCACTCACACAGTGGATTTCAGGAAATGACCGGGATGTATGGAGCATTGATTATAGATCCTCGGGAAGCAGATCCAATTGCTTCCGATCAGGAACAAATCATAGTGCTTTCAGACTGGACAGATGAAGATCCTATGTCTGTTTTTTCTAAGCTCAAAGTCCAGAGTGATATCTACAACTTTAACCAGCCTGTGGTTGGTGATTTCATTGACGATGTTTCCACAATGGGAACTTCCGGAGCTTTGGCAAAGCGGCGGATGTGGAATCAGATGCGTATGAATCCAACTGATCTCGCCGACCTATCAGCTGAAACTTTTACCTTCTTGATGAATGGCATAACACCAGCTGGTGATTGGCGTGCTCTGTTTAAGCAAGGTGAAAAGGTTCGCTTACGTTTTATTAATGGATCAAGTAACAGTTTCTTTGATGTACGGATACCGGGTTTATCTTTAAAAGTTGTGCAGGCTGATGGGCAAAATATAAAACCAGTCGATGTAGATGAGTTCCGTTTTGGTCCGGGTGAAACATACGATGTAATTGTTGAACCCAAAAATGATGCTTACACGATCTTTGCGCAAAGTATGGATCGATCTGGATATGCACGGGGAACACTGGCTGTTAATGAAGCTGTAACTGCTCAGATTCCAGAGCTTGATTCCGCTCAATGGCTTGAAATGTCAGACATGATGGGAGCTATGGATCATAGTGCGATGGGGCACGGTATGGGTCATGACATGAAGTCGGATACAGCCGGGATGGATCATAGTGCTATGGGTCATGGCATGAAGTCAGATTCAGCCAAGATGGACCATAGTGCTATGGGCCACGGCATGAAGTCAGATTCAGCCAGGATGGACCACAGTGCTATGGGCCACAGCATGAAATCAGATGCAGCAGAGATGGATCATAGTTCGATGGGGCACTCAATGAAGGGAAGTTCATCGTCGCTGGCAGTTCCTTCACAGAAAGTCCGGCATGCGAGTACTGAGTATGGCCCTTCTGTCGATATGCGTGTAGATATGCCCCGCACTAATTTAGATGATCCAGGAATTGGGCTGAGAAATAATAATCGAAGAGTTCTTACTTTTTCTGATCTTAGATCCGTAGATGGAATTTTGGATGATAACCGGGTGCCGACCAGAGAAATCGAGCTTCATTTAACTGGCAATATGGAACGCTATAGCTGGTCGATTGATGGTCTCGAATTTGGCAAAAGCACACCTATATACATGAAGCAGGGCGAACGCATTCGGGTCATTTTGCAAAATGACACAATGATGACCCATCCAATGCATCTACATGGTATGTGGAGCGATCTCGAATCTCCCGAAGGTGAGCTTTTAGTTCGTCGCCATACTATTTCTGTGCAACCAGCTCAACGGATCAGCTTTCTGACAACGCCTCATGATTTAGGTCGCTGGGCATGGCATTGCCATCTTCTCTTTCATATGGACGCGGGTATGTTCCGCCAGGTGGTCGTATCATGA
- a CDS encoding heavy metal response regulator transcription factor, producing MRLLIVEDQEKIGDYIRQGLSEAGFTVSLARTGLDGYHLAVSEQFDLIILDVMLPDVDGWFILKSFREAGHNTPILFLTALDSVDDKVKGLELGADDYLVKPFAFAELLARIRTLLRRGTSAQVSNQISIADLTLDLPKRRVTRNGQKITLSQKEFSLLEFLVRRQGEVLTRTLIASEVWDMNFSSDTNVIDVAIRRLRSKIDDDFSPKLIHTIRGMGYKVEVEDE from the coding sequence GTGCGACTGCTAATAGTCGAGGATCAGGAGAAAATCGGTGATTACATACGCCAGGGATTATCAGAGGCTGGCTTCACTGTCAGCTTAGCCCGAACAGGACTTGACGGTTACCATCTGGCTGTATCGGAACAATTCGATCTGATCATTCTGGATGTCATGCTGCCAGACGTTGACGGCTGGTTCATTCTGAAGTCTTTCAGAGAAGCGGGCCACAACACTCCTATACTCTTTCTGACAGCACTAGACAGTGTGGACGACAAGGTAAAAGGTCTGGAGTTAGGCGCTGATGATTATCTTGTTAAACCTTTTGCATTCGCAGAGCTTCTTGCACGAATCCGAACCTTGCTAAGGCGTGGCACTTCCGCACAAGTTTCAAATCAAATTAGCATTGCAGATCTGACACTTGACCTACCCAAAAGACGAGTAACCAGAAATGGGCAAAAAATCACACTAAGCCAAAAAGAATTTTCCTTATTGGAGTTCCTAGTCCGACGACAAGGAGAGGTACTGACGCGTACACTGATTGCTTCTGAAGTTTGGGATATGAACTTTAGCAGCGATACAAATGTTATAGATGTAGCTATACGTAGATTACGTTCCAAGATTGACGACGATTTTTCACCTAAACTCATTCATACAATCCGAGGCATGGGCTATAAGGTTGAAGTGGAAGATGAATAA
- a CDS encoding heavy metal sensor histidine kinase has product MNNTNRPISLTLRTLIFASIAISVSLLVTALLIMSSVRYHFIEQDIDELKVIKKSIERVLKQNKDPNKLTNELMHAVSGHHSVYYRVKSESNNFTFNSSKISFHQNSMHLSPSNTTKSEDLHVWNYNDITLRGIVTKVNIGDTSYRITIATDMELHLEFLKKLKRSLWLVMIGTGIATIFMTWFGIRRGLIPLRKLSNNMSKVKANHLNLSIDIDTVPIELQELTESFNLMITRLEEGVERLTHFSSDIAHELRTPLTNLTTQIQVTLSKARSSDIYLDLLYSNLEELNRLNKMVNEMLWLAKSDNELVNLDTECLNLLTETEEICDFYSVLAEDKNITINITGDSVFVFGDKLLLKQAISNLLSNAINYSPPEENISIKIESDEENIAKIQISNTSYCVSNNDLKKLFNKFYRVSSDSNENKQGAGLGLSITRSVFKTHDGNIEASLKNNTITFEAKIPRNR; this is encoded by the coding sequence ATGAATAATACTAACCGTCCTATATCTCTTACACTTCGCACATTAATTTTCGCAAGTATAGCGATCAGTGTAAGCCTGTTAGTTACCGCCTTGTTAATAATGTCATCGGTACGCTATCACTTTATTGAACAAGATATAGATGAACTCAAAGTTATAAAAAAATCAATTGAACGTGTCCTGAAACAAAATAAAGACCCCAATAAACTGACCAACGAATTAATGCATGCAGTCTCAGGACATCATAGCGTTTACTACAGAGTTAAAAGTGAAAGCAATAATTTTACTTTTAATTCTAGCAAGATAAGTTTTCATCAAAACTCGATGCATTTATCACCAAGCAATACAACTAAGAGCGAAGATTTACATGTCTGGAATTATAATGACATAACCCTTCGAGGGATTGTGACGAAAGTAAATATAGGCGATACATCTTATCGGATTACTATAGCTACTGATATGGAACTTCATCTCGAGTTTCTCAAGAAACTAAAACGAAGTTTATGGCTTGTTATGATTGGTACAGGCATTGCTACAATTTTCATGACATGGTTTGGCATTCGGCGAGGACTCATACCTCTTAGAAAGCTAAGTAACAACATGAGCAAAGTAAAAGCTAATCACCTTAACCTAAGCATTGATATTGATACGGTTCCTATCGAGCTACAAGAACTTACAGAATCATTCAATCTAATGATTACCCGCCTGGAAGAAGGCGTTGAGCGCTTGACTCACTTTTCTTCTGACATTGCACATGAGTTAAGAACACCTTTAACAAACCTAACTACTCAAATCCAAGTCACACTTAGCAAGGCAAGAAGTTCAGATATTTATTTAGATTTACTGTATTCCAACCTTGAAGAACTGAACCGCTTAAACAAGATGGTTAATGAAATGCTATGGCTAGCTAAAAGTGATAACGAGCTAGTTAACCTAGACACTGAGTGCTTAAATTTGCTGACAGAAACAGAAGAAATTTGTGACTTCTATTCTGTGTTAGCAGAAGATAAAAATATCACTATTAATATTACTGGTGATTCAGTTTTTGTTTTTGGTGATAAATTACTACTAAAGCAAGCTATATCCAATCTTTTATCTAACGCCATTAACTACTCACCGCCAGAAGAAAATATTTCGATCAAAATAGAAAGTGATGAAGAAAATATTGCAAAAATACAAATTTCAAATACAAGCTACTGTGTTTCCAACAATGATTTAAAAAAGCTATTCAATAAATTCTACCGAGTATCATCTGACTCAAATGAAAATAAGCAAGGTGCCGGGCTGGGCCTTTCTATAACCAGATCTGTTTTTAAAACACATGATGGAAACATTGAAGCATCATTAAAAAACAACACTATAACCTTTGAAGCAAAAATCCCAAGAAACAGATAA
- a CDS encoding c-type cytochrome, translating to MIKNIIVLLTLSITLSGCLDNEPKIEGRWYTQVQVDQGQEIYTTNCAVCHGSAAQGTREWNKPLPDGKYPPPPLNGTAHAWHHPLKGLKTSIREGGVKLGGSMPAFKDKLSEDQQEAVIAFFQNKWPPQIYNAWLERGGLR from the coding sequence ATGATTAAAAATATAATAGTTTTACTAACATTAAGCATTACCTTGTCGGGATGCTTAGATAACGAGCCTAAAATTGAAGGTCGTTGGTATACACAAGTCCAAGTCGATCAAGGACAGGAAATATACACTACGAACTGTGCCGTTTGTCACGGTTCTGCTGCACAGGGAACTAGGGAATGGAACAAGCCCTTACCTGATGGTAAATACCCACCACCGCCGCTGAATGGTACTGCACATGCCTGGCATCATCCTCTAAAAGGGTTGAAAACATCTATCAGGGAGGGTGGAGTAAAACTGGGAGGCTCTATGCCTGCTTTTAAAGATAAACTTAGCGAAGATCAACAGGAAGCCGTAATAGCGTTCTTCCAAAATAAATGGCCTCCTCAAATCTATAACGCCTGGCTAGAACGAGGCGGGTTACGCTGA
- a CDS encoding PepSY-associated TM helix domain-containing protein: protein MKRLHLALASIFGIFFILLGITGSTLVYRDTFTQISAPKLDINYLDYEVHDIDRLITELESHYTELKVRSIKLPAHPRDHYLFSIRYLNDQQAQSTQIYINPVSMAISPAIEHRNPIEAFVYEFHSSYFMEENGTTLVGITGAGISVLVLIGFYIWMPSSGRFKQSLRVPEKSTGAVLLSWLHRTSGACFTPLLLIISLTGLMLVFRPAMILPFSSSPVISQVDSKTITFTCFSSPGIDDYLYSAEQLFPQADATHIKLPKRDSRLVEITLRHDDEVNSALGLTKVYLDTNCAAPVKYRDGRALTLSEALTETIVSLHNGSFFGVTGQLIYLLTGILPLFFGLSGGILWLSRRRLRRAR from the coding sequence GTGAAAAGACTGCATCTGGCCCTTGCATCAATATTTGGTATATTTTTTATTTTACTTGGCATCACGGGATCAACGCTTGTTTATCGTGACACTTTTACACAGATATCAGCACCTAAACTGGATATAAACTACCTTGATTACGAAGTGCATGACATAGATAGACTTATCACCGAATTAGAAAGCCACTATACAGAGTTAAAGGTTCGTTCAATCAAGTTGCCTGCTCACCCCAGAGATCACTACCTTTTTTCTATACGCTATCTGAACGATCAACAAGCCCAGTCTACTCAGATCTATATAAATCCCGTCTCAATGGCAATCAGTCCGGCTATCGAGCACAGAAATCCGATTGAAGCATTCGTCTATGAGTTCCATAGCAGCTACTTTATGGAAGAAAACGGAACAACACTTGTTGGTATCACGGGAGCTGGCATCAGCGTACTGGTTCTTATCGGGTTCTATATTTGGATGCCAAGTTCAGGCAGATTTAAACAATCGCTTCGAGTTCCTGAGAAATCAACAGGAGCAGTGCTTCTCTCATGGCTACACAGAACCTCAGGAGCTTGTTTTACCCCACTTCTTTTGATCATTTCATTAACAGGCTTGATGCTCGTCTTCAGGCCAGCCATGATTTTGCCTTTTTCCTCAAGCCCTGTTATCAGTCAGGTAGATAGTAAAACAATCACCTTTACATGCTTTAGCTCTCCAGGCATAGACGACTATCTATACTCAGCTGAACAGCTATTTCCTCAAGCTGATGCTACTCACATCAAATTGCCTAAGCGTGACTCCCGCCTAGTTGAGATAACTTTGCGTCATGATGACGAAGTAAACTCTGCACTTGGCCTTACCAAGGTTTATCTGGATACAAACTGCGCAGCTCCAGTAAAGTACAGAGATGGAAGAGCGCTGACACTAAGTGAGGCACTGACAGAAACAATAGTGTCTTTGCACAATGGCTCATTTTTTGGAGTTACCGGACAACTTATCTACTTATTGACAGGCATCTTGCCTCTATTTTTTGGCTTGAGTGGGGGAATCTTGTGGCTCAGCAGAAGACGTTTAAGAAGAGCTCGATAG
- a CDS encoding IS3 family transposase (programmed frameshift), whose amino-acid sequence MTKARFTEEFKDEAVKQVIERGYTVPDVAKRLGVSAQSLYKWVKACEPDEKDRFEAEIREIRRENLKLKAELQRVKEDREIPKKGRRILRQEPRLKYAFVLQHRGCYPIRRMCRALGISHSGYYDWLNRPPSRRSLENQRLLELIHDSHQASNQIYGAPRIWIDLREIGEKVSLNRVARIMQANKIKAVRGYKRPGYKYHKPLVAVPNRLQQQFTIDQPDRAWVTDITYIRTYEGWLYLAVVMDLYSRKIIGWSMKATLAKEIVLDAILMAVWRRNPQQEVIIHSDQGSQYSSDEWYRFCASHNLMPSMSRRGNCYDNAAAESFFSSLKKEKIRRYIFKTREEARSEIFDYIEVFYNRARRHAHIGNISPVAYEEQMALLR is encoded by the exons ATGACCAAGGCAAGATTTACCGAAGAATTCAAAGATGAGGCTGTTAAGCAGGTCATCGAAAGGGGCTATACCGTCCCTGATGTAGCGAAGCGGTTAGGCGTTTCGGCTCAGAGTTTATATAAATGGGTTAAAGCATGTGAGCCTGATGAAAAAGATCGTTTCGAAGCAGAAATTCGTGAGATCAGGCGAGAAAATCTAAAGTTAAAGGCCGAACTCCAGCGGGTTAAAGAAGATCGAGAAATAC CTAAAAAAGGCCGCCGTATACTTCGCCAAGAACCCCGACTAAAGTATGCGTTTGTTTTGCAACATCGGGGATGCTATCCCATTCGTCGGATGTGCCGTGCTTTAGGTATTTCGCACAGTGGTTATTATGACTGGTTGAACAGGCCGCCTTCCAGGCGATCTCTCGAAAACCAACGACTATTGGAATTGATTCATGATTCTCATCAAGCGAGTAATCAAATTTATGGCGCACCGAGAATCTGGATAGACTTGCGAGAAATTGGTGAAAAAGTCAGCCTTAACCGAGTTGCCAGAATCATGCAAGCGAACAAAATCAAGGCCGTACGTGGTTATAAGCGTCCTGGCTATAAATATCATAAGCCGTTAGTTGCTGTACCAAATCGTCTACAGCAGCAATTTACCATTGACCAGCCAGACAGAGCTTGGGTAACCGATATTACTTACATACGTACCTATGAAGGCTGGCTGTACCTTGCGGTAGTGATGGATCTTTATTCACGAAAAATTATTGGCTGGTCAATGAAAGCGACTTTAGCGAAAGAAATAGTATTAGATGCCATCCTAATGGCCGTATGGCGGCGAAACCCACAACAAGAAGTCATTATTCATTCTGATCAGGGCTCTCAATACAGCAGTGATGAGTGGTATAGGTTCTGTGCTTCTCATAATTTAATGCCAAGTATGAGTCGACGTGGTAACTGTTATGATAATGCAGCAGCTGAGTCATTTTTTAGCAGTCTGAAGAAAGAAAAGATTCGTCGATATATATTTAAAACCAGAGAAGAAGCGAGATCTGAAATATTCGATTATATTGAAGTCTTTTATAATCGAGCAAGACGCCACGCACACATAGGCAACATCAGTCCTGTGGCATATGAAGAGCAGATGGCATTACTCAGATGA
- a CDS encoding helix-turn-helix domain-containing protein: MRNEKLISFGQRVRELRKNRGLSQEAMAALAGVDRSYMGHIERGEKNITLTKIYQISDALEIDVADLFPRSQV, from the coding sequence ATGCGAAACGAGAAGTTAATTTCTTTCGGGCAAAGAGTGAGAGAATTACGCAAAAACAGAGGATTGTCTCAAGAGGCAATGGCAGCCTTGGCAGGAGTTGATCGCAGCTATATGGGACACATTGAACGGGGCGAAAAAAATATCACACTTACAAAAATCTATCAGATCAGCGATGCTCTTGAGATTGATGTAGCAGACCTTTTTCCTCGTTCTCAGGTGTAA
- a CDS encoding elongation factor P hydroxylase, whose translation MIMMLVELSHWCVAGPNRWHLEDFGYWYKPDGRSAAEQAEFERVEIKPQAFEWLFSHAAGRRFHFSADNLASDIGASESFKQNVVAQVQQFLSDGLPSRPALLIAALQEEFATEHLQAEEFTLD comes from the coding sequence ATGATTATGATGTTAGTAGAGCTCAGCCACTGGTGTGTAGCAGGACCCAACCGTTGGCACTTAGAAGATTTTGGCTACTGGTATAAGCCCGATGGCCGCAGTGCTGCAGAACAAGCTGAATTTGAACGGGTAGAGATAAAACCACAGGCATTCGAATGGTTATTCAGCCATGCTGCCGGACGAAGGTTTCATTTCAGTGCGGATAATCTGGCCAGTGATATCGGTGCCAGTGAAAGCTTTAAACAAAATGTTGTTGCACAGGTTCAGCAGTTTTTATCTGATGGGCTGCCGTCCAGACCTGCATTACTGATTGCTGCTCTGCAGGAAGAGTTTGCAACTGAGCATCTGCAAGCAGAAGAGTTTACCCTGGATTAA
- a CDS encoding copper chaperone PCu(A)C: MRNLFPQSLNRLLSTGLFLAGLTVSSAAFAEVEVDHPYARAVPPGQMNSAAFMDLNNKGKEQVALIKVDSSVADKVEMHTHKHGENGEMQMRQIPQITMFGKERVVLKPGGHHIMLIGLKKALAEGDSIDLTLEFDDGTKQELSVPVKSVMAAMGKKHHH, translated from the coding sequence ATGCGCAATTTATTCCCTCAGTCACTCAACCGCTTGCTATCAACCGGACTATTTTTAGCCGGCCTGACTGTCAGCAGTGCTGCTTTTGCGGAAGTGGAAGTTGATCACCCTTATGCCCGTGCTGTGCCACCGGGACAAATGAACAGTGCCGCCTTCATGGACCTGAACAACAAAGGTAAGGAACAGGTTGCCCTGATTAAAGTAGACAGTTCAGTGGCTGATAAAGTTGAAATGCACACCCATAAGCACGGCGAAAACGGCGAAATGCAAATGCGCCAGATTCCTCAAATTACAATGTTCGGTAAAGAACGTGTTGTACTGAAGCCAGGCGGACATCACATCATGCTGATTGGCCTTAAAAAGGCTTTGGCTGAAGGCGATAGCATTGATCTGACACTTGAGTTTGATGATGGCACCAAACAGGAACTCAGCGTACCGGTGAAATCAGTAATGGCTGCGATGGGTAAAAAACACCACCATTGA
- a CDS encoding SCO family protein → MTSFSTLRNLLILTLCLLTGLAVALYLSPEKSNTNGLNQLGGEFTLESAEGKVSLSDYRGKVVAMYIGYASCPDVCPTSLAIMSQALKNLSPEDAAQVQSVFISVDPERDTPEKLAQYSKFFFPTMVGLTGERTAIDDIVKRYGAFYKIVDMGDSAMGYAVDHSSRTYLIDQRGQFSKALSHGTSPDDVALAIRELLAQG, encoded by the coding sequence ATGACTTCATTTTCTACGCTACGTAATTTGCTGATTCTGACACTCTGCCTGCTGACAGGTTTGGCAGTGGCGCTTTACCTCTCACCCGAGAAATCTAACACTAATGGCTTAAATCAGTTAGGTGGGGAATTTACCTTAGAATCTGCTGAGGGCAAAGTTTCGCTTTCCGACTACCGCGGTAAAGTCGTTGCTATGTATATCGGTTACGCATCCTGTCCTGACGTCTGCCCTACTTCACTGGCAATTATGTCCCAGGCACTGAAGAACCTTTCCCCTGAAGATGCCGCTCAGGTACAGTCGGTATTTATCAGCGTTGACCCTGAACGGGATACTCCTGAAAAACTGGCGCAATACAGCAAGTTCTTCTTTCCAACCATGGTTGGCCTGACAGGCGAAAGAACCGCGATAGACGATATCGTCAAACGTTACGGTGCATTCTATAAAATAGTCGATATGGGCGATTCAGCGATGGGATACGCCGTAGATCATTCTTCACGCACTTATCTGATTGATCAGCGTGGTCAGTTTTCGAAAGCACTGTCACACGGCACCTCACCGGATGATGTCGCCTTAGCCATTCGTGAACTGCTGGCTCAGGGCTGA